The Natronincola ferrireducens nucleotide sequence CTTTGCACATATCATAAATAGTTAGAGCTGCTACTGAAACCGCCGTCAAAGCTTCAATTTCAACTCCCGTCTTACCCGTTGTTCGAACAGTGGCTTTAATATCTATTTTACTGTTTTCTTCATCGATGTTAAAATGGATATCTGCTCCAGTTAAGGTTATATTATGGCACATGGGAATAAGGGCACTAGTATTTTTGGCTGCCATAATACCAGCTACTTGAGAGACTGCTAAAACATCTCCTTTACTAATGGTTTGATCTATTATTTTCCTTAAGGTTTCTGGCATCATATAAATACTTCCACTAGCTACCGCTTCCCGCTTTGTGTTTAATTTATTCCCTACCTCCACCATTTTTGCTCGTCCTTCTTCATTAAAGTGAGTAAACCTATTCATTATTTTTTCCTCCCCTTTAAGTTATTTAATCCTCTACTTGAATAATTTCTTCTTCCATATTTTCAATGGCTTCGTCGATTAGTTCTTCTACATTAAGTAATCCTTCAGAATGTAAAATTCTTTCTAATCTAGGTTGCGTAATCGGATGCTTTGGTAAAAAAACTGTACAACAGTCTTCAAAAGGAAGTATAGAGGTTTCATAGGTGCCAATTTTTTTGGCTAAATCCATAATATCTACTTTATCCATAGCAATTAAAGGCCTA carries:
- the moaC gene encoding cyclic pyranopterin monophosphate synthase MoaC; amino-acid sequence: MNRFTHFNEEGRAKMVEVGNKLNTKREAVASGSIYMMPETLRKIIDQTISKGDVLAVSQVAGIMAAKNTSALIPMCHNITLTGADIHFNIDEENSKIDIKATVRTTGKTGVEIEALTAVSVAALTIYDMCKAVDRAMKITEVKLVKKTGGKSGDFIREE